A genomic window from Megalobrama amblycephala isolate DHTTF-2021 linkage group LG2, ASM1881202v1, whole genome shotgun sequence includes:
- the LOC125262302 gene encoding trace amine-associated receptor 13c-like yields MAYETEDHETQYCFPAINSSCIKGKRSRHEYNFMYVFFSLLSAWTVFLNLLVIISISHFKKLHTPTNLIILSLAVADLLMGLIVMPVEAFKLIETCWYFGDTLCAMFMAVMGVLLSASLSNLVLIAIDRYVAVCHPLLYPQKITTTKTLMSICLFWSCCSAYNFAIVICNGYFDTPHRTNACYGECIAVISSAWRFTDLTFSFVCPCMVIITEYLRIFYVVHQQVKVINSLVKGSKCVMEVSVRRKSESKAALTLGIIVTVYLFCWIPYYISTLTEITVNTFTTVTFLSWTLYINSGLNPLIYALFYRWFKISVKHIFTLKILEPASSFMDIFTDYS; encoded by the coding sequence ATGGCCTATGAGACAGAGGATCATGAGACTCAATACTGCTTTCCTGCCATCAACTCATCATGTATCAAGGGAAAACGCTCCAGACATGAATACAATttcatgtatgtttttttttcattgctgtCAGCATGGACTGTGTTTCTGAACCTGCTGGTGATCATCTCCATCTCTCACTTCAAGAAGCTTCACACTCCAACCAACCTGATTATTCTCTCTCTGGCTGTGGCCGACCTGCTTATGGGACTTATTGTGATGCCTGTAGAGGCCTTTAAACTGATTGAGACGTGTTGGTACTTTGGAGACACTTTATGTGCAATGTTTATGGCAGTTATGGGGGTGCTTCTCTCAGCATCTCTCagtaatttagttttaattgcCATTGATCGTTATGTGGCTGTGTGTCACCCTTTACTGTACCCACAGAAAATAACCACAACTAAAACCTTAATGAGCATCTGTCTCTTCTGGTCTTGTTGTTCAGCTTATAACTTTGCCATTGTAATATGTAACGGATATTTTGACACACCACACAGAACCAATGCATGTTACGGTGAGTGTATTGCTGTGATTAGTTCTGCTTGGAGATTCACTGATTTGACTTTTTCTTTCGTATGTCCTTGTATGGTGATCATCACAGAGTATTTGAGGATATTTTATGTAGTACATCAGCAGGTGAAAGTGATAAACTCTCTGGTGAAGGGTAGTAAATGTGTAATGGAAGTTTCAGTGAGGAGAAAATCTGAGAGCAAAGCTGCTCTGACTTTAGGAATCATTGTGACGGTTTATCTGTTTTGCTGGATTCCATACTATATCTCGACTCTAACTGAAATTACAGTTAACACTTTCACAACAGTAACATTTCTATCATGGACTTTGTATATTAACTCAGGACTAAATCCTCTTATCTATGCGTTATTTTACCGCTGGTTTAAAATATCAGTTAAACACATCTTTACTCTTAAAATATTGGAGCCAGCATCCTCTTTCATGGATATTTTTACAGATTATTCATGA